In the genome of Catenovulum adriaticum, one region contains:
- a CDS encoding alpha-glucuronidase family glycosyl hydrolase, giving the protein MTTIKQLLLIYIFFFFPSSLASIISGEDGYRLWLKYDRLNQQSITFTNYVPFAQSWYVGGHSATSKAISDELEYAFNGLFGKSHRVVQQNAKLVIVYGADATTLYPQHARQLSRLNDEGYLIKIVGQGQKQKVLVLANTDIGALYGSYALLRKIQTGTNKAALNLESQPQTDIRVLNHWDNPNRHVERGYSGQSIWNWHKLPTYIDQRYIDYARANASIGINGTVLNNVNANAIMLRPDYLKKVKALADTFRPYGVKVYLSVKFSSPQLLGGLDTSDPVKTKVQQWWKDKVAEIYQEIPDFGGFLVKANSEGQPGPGDYGRTHAEGANMLADALKPYGGIVMWRAFVYANEKNEERSKQAYSEFKPLDGQFRDNVLVQVKNGPIDFQPREPYSPLFGATPNTPMMMEFQITMEYLGFSTHFVYLGPMYEEVLKTDTYAKGQGSTVGKVVSGGVFPYKYTGMAGVSNIGMDRNWTGHIILQSNWFVFGRMAWQPDVSAEEVAQDWVKMTLSNNQKVVDSVTKLMMSSHETTVNYMTPLGLHHIMGTGHHYGPAPWVDNLGRADWTPVYYHRATKDGIGFNRSPSGVNSVAQYLSPYRELLSNPDTTPEKFLLWFHHLPWDYKIKSSGRSLWDELAHRYYLGVEQVANIGEQWNALEGLIAESQFRQVQMSNLIHLQEAKWWRDACMLYFQSLSGKPIPDDLAKPQHDLKYYQSLTFPYAPGQGH; this is encoded by the coding sequence ATGACGACAATTAAACAATTATTATTGATATATATATTTTTTTTCTTTCCGTCTAGTCTCGCCAGCATAATCAGTGGCGAAGATGGTTATCGGTTGTGGTTGAAATATGATCGATTAAATCAACAATCAATCACTTTTACCAACTACGTGCCATTCGCGCAGTCTTGGTATGTTGGTGGTCATTCTGCAACCTCAAAAGCGATTTCAGATGAATTGGAATATGCGTTTAATGGGTTGTTTGGAAAATCACACCGTGTAGTGCAGCAAAACGCTAAGCTAGTTATTGTGTACGGTGCAGATGCCACGACATTGTATCCACAACATGCTCGACAGCTTTCGCGTTTAAATGATGAAGGTTATTTAATTAAAATTGTTGGCCAGGGTCAAAAACAAAAAGTATTAGTGTTAGCTAATACAGATATTGGAGCTTTGTATGGTAGTTATGCTTTACTTCGTAAAATTCAAACGGGTACAAATAAAGCAGCTTTAAATCTAGAATCGCAACCACAAACAGATATTCGAGTTTTAAATCACTGGGACAACCCCAACCGACACGTAGAGCGTGGTTATTCTGGTCAATCCATTTGGAATTGGCACAAGCTCCCTACATACATTGATCAACGTTATATCGACTACGCACGTGCGAATGCGTCAATCGGTATCAATGGCACTGTGTTAAACAACGTAAATGCCAATGCGATTATGCTGCGTCCAGATTACTTAAAAAAAGTTAAGGCTCTGGCAGATACATTTCGACCGTACGGCGTAAAGGTCTATTTATCAGTAAAATTTAGCTCACCACAGCTGCTGGGTGGTTTAGATACATCCGATCCCGTTAAAACAAAAGTTCAACAGTGGTGGAAAGACAAAGTTGCGGAGATTTACCAAGAAATTCCTGATTTTGGTGGTTTTTTAGTTAAAGCTAATTCAGAAGGTCAACCTGGACCTGGCGACTATGGCCGTACACATGCTGAAGGTGCAAATATGCTTGCAGACGCGCTTAAACCTTATGGTGGTATCGTTATGTGGCGTGCTTTTGTTTATGCAAATGAGAAAAACGAAGAGCGTTCCAAGCAGGCTTATTCTGAGTTTAAACCGCTAGACGGTCAATTTCGTGACAATGTGTTAGTTCAAGTTAAAAATGGCCCTATCGACTTTCAACCTAGAGAGCCATACAGCCCGCTATTCGGTGCCACCCCTAACACACCGATGATGATGGAATTTCAAATCACTATGGAGTACCTAGGTTTTAGTACACACTTTGTTTATCTGGGGCCTATGTACGAAGAAGTTTTAAAAACCGACACTTATGCTAAAGGTCAGGGGTCAACCGTTGGTAAAGTTGTCAGTGGGGGTGTTTTTCCATACAAGTACACGGGTATGGCTGGCGTTTCAAACATAGGCATGGATAGAAACTGGACGGGCCACATTATTTTACAATCTAACTGGTTTGTATTTGGCCGTATGGCTTGGCAACCTGATGTTTCAGCAGAAGAAGTGGCTCAGGATTGGGTTAAGATGACGCTGAGCAACAATCAAAAAGTTGTTGATTCTGTTACAAAGCTGATGATGTCTTCACATGAAACAACGGTTAATTATATGACGCCGCTGGGTTTACATCACATCATGGGTACAGGTCATCACTATGGGCCTGCTCCTTGGGTAGATAATCTTGGTCGAGCAGACTGGACACCTGTTTATTACCACCGCGCAACCAAAGATGGTATTGGTTTTAACCGATCTCCATCTGGCGTTAATTCTGTGGCGCAATACCTCTCTCCGTATAGAGAGTTATTGTCAAATCCAGACACGACACCTGAAAAGTTTTTATTGTGGTTCCATCACTTACCTTGGGATTACAAAATCAAATCGAGCGGCCGCTCACTTTGGGATGAGTTAGCCCACAGATATTATCTCGGTGTTGAGCAAGTTGCGAATATTGGTGAACAGTGGAACGCACTTGAAGGGCTGATAGCTGAATCCCAGTTCCGTCAAGTTCAGATGTCTAATCTAATTCACTTGCAAGAGGCCAAATGGTGGCGCGATGCATGTATGCTTTATTTCCAGTCTTTATCAGGCAAACCTATTCCTGACGACTTAGCGAAACCACAGCATGATCTTAAATATTATCAATCTCTTACGTTTCCGTATGCACCGGGGCAAGGGCATTAG
- a CDS encoding TRAP transporter small permease, with protein MNKLFNRIDNVEKIICGLFLVAIVLLVFLAALMRSFSLPIIWSVDVAQLLFAWLSMIGANLALRHSNHATVDIVFKRFSPSLQHVLRLVFNVIALVILITLFIFGIELSLLNPDRTLGSTEIPYAWVTAAIPVGALLMMITIVRQSCQLVKQGSGDL; from the coding sequence ATGAATAAACTTTTTAATCGAATAGACAACGTGGAAAAAATTATTTGTGGCTTATTTTTAGTCGCGATTGTTTTATTGGTGTTTCTTGCGGCGTTAATGCGCTCTTTTTCTTTACCGATTATTTGGTCGGTTGATGTGGCGCAACTGCTATTTGCTTGGTTAAGTATGATTGGTGCCAACTTAGCACTTAGACATTCAAATCATGCAACGGTCGATATTGTTTTCAAGCGGTTTTCGCCCAGTTTGCAACACGTCCTTCGACTCGTATTTAACGTTATTGCATTAGTGATATTAATCACCTTGTTTATTTTTGGTATTGAGCTGTCTCTGCTAAATCCGGATAGAACCTTGGGCAGTACGGAGATTCCTTACGCATGGGTAACAGCAGCAATTCCAGTTGGCGCCCTGCTAATGATGATTACGATCGTTAGGCAAAGTTGTCAGTTAGTTAAGCAAGGTAGTGGAGATTTATAG
- a CDS encoding TonB-dependent receptor: MAHKRNEQPKFRKTLLTLAVIGLVSPVYAAEESSTQAEDEDLETIEVTGIRQSFQTALSIKRNADTVVDSISATDIGSLPDASVLESLARVPGVSIDQFASPNDADNFSAQGSNAVVRGMTQTRSEFNGRDTFSATSGRGLSYSDVPATLMAGIDVYKNQTADMMEGGIAGTISLRTRKPFDSRGERISVAAEAVWGDLARDIGPSYSGLYSNRWETDSGHWGFLINASSSEITTEAHGMQTRSYDFYSVDDYADYLGDYDGLYHYTGTLADIARRGESHEHYVEPDTYGALVPLGGSASMRTNTRKRIGMSSALQWKTLDESVKATLEYIRSDSDSTSRSHVAQFGAGMGTYFMAPQGDDAWNINEQGLFESGTFTYIEQQYAMGGRIPTWSQALTDSIPGYENADNTIDYGPRTSATSGYGDSDSLVEDLSLNVKWLATDALELEFDVQHVKASSDSISVGLEYQLFANQTYDIIGNGDTPTLKMESPWSSTDPEQLAYYQQQGLFEGHDNYFTKKSSYYWRSASDNFQDNDGTSDAIKLDAKYYLDTNFFSTVKVGVRWREREQINRKAAYNWGSLKAEWSSLQSGTLYEELKDKDNFYGGTGWLDGAISEAAGMDSEYDVLDWSNFHRGGVLQIGENNVMLHPSYDLLTNYTEFSQKVRTLAESCGQFKPTPYRTDPTIEGVDYCEPYSDLDGYFRDNEISTTIETNKSAYVRLDFDSDIGDHRFTGNIGLRYVEVENKSQGFITFPRLPVEAQAPEGWEPGSDLSDMGLDLVYDDVAFLDDPYNFLPNEVKEFADGSYSQSIATKVTKRLLPSFNIKAEITNDLIARLAISKAIALPDIGDLRNTVNIGRLQYSYNFERMDPVYSVDNPHPDAPADSTTGLPQDPDTGVDLTEKPQIRPGSVDFGGWTGSAGNPYLLPMESNQLDLTLEWYYDKDGALTSTFFYKDLSNFFIKGAYNAEFTNPTTGVKQSVIVEGPTNGGDGTMKGLELSYKQFFKSLPAPFDGFGVHANYSFIKAEGVPNSNLDSGAIGAADGNGEALDQFKGTLPLRGQSDHTYNLIGIYEKNGWSARLAYKWRSEFLLSSKDNKTELPIYNGDDAQLDASVTYKFKNGIKIGLQAVNVTAEPTKTNMQVDENLKLGRSWFTKDRRIKLLMRATF, translated from the coding sequence ATGGCACATAAAAGAAATGAACAGCCTAAATTTAGAAAAACGCTACTGACTCTTGCTGTTATAGGGTTGGTATCACCAGTATACGCAGCAGAAGAATCTTCGACTCAAGCTGAAGACGAAGATTTAGAGACAATTGAAGTAACAGGTATCAGGCAAAGCTTTCAAACTGCGTTGTCAATAAAAAGAAACGCTGATACTGTCGTTGACTCTATCAGTGCTACAGATATTGGTTCTCTACCTGATGCTAGTGTATTGGAGTCTTTGGCTCGAGTTCCTGGTGTTTCAATAGACCAATTTGCGTCACCAAATGATGCCGATAACTTCTCAGCTCAAGGTTCGAATGCGGTTGTACGCGGCATGACGCAAACACGTAGTGAGTTTAATGGTCGTGATACCTTTTCAGCAACGAGCGGCCGTGGCTTGAGTTATTCTGATGTACCAGCAACATTGATGGCTGGGATTGACGTTTATAAAAACCAAACGGCAGACATGATGGAGGGTGGTATAGCAGGCACAATTAGTTTGCGTACTCGTAAACCTTTTGATTCTAGAGGAGAAAGAATATCTGTTGCTGCGGAAGCAGTCTGGGGTGATCTTGCTCGCGATATTGGTCCTTCATATTCCGGTTTATATAGCAATAGATGGGAAACCGATTCAGGTCACTGGGGCTTTTTGATCAACGCGTCAAGCTCTGAAATCACGACTGAAGCCCATGGTATGCAAACACGTAGTTATGATTTTTACTCAGTAGATGATTACGCTGACTATTTAGGTGATTACGATGGTTTGTATCACTATACAGGTACACTTGCAGATATTGCTCGTCGTGGCGAATCTCATGAGCACTACGTTGAACCAGATACATACGGCGCTCTGGTTCCTCTAGGTGGTAGCGCTTCAATGAGAACGAACACGCGAAAACGTATCGGTATGAGTAGCGCTTTACAATGGAAAACTCTAGATGAAAGTGTAAAAGCAACACTTGAATACATTCGCTCAGACAGTGACTCCACAAGTCGAAGTCATGTTGCTCAATTTGGTGCAGGTATGGGGACATACTTTATGGCACCGCAGGGCGACGATGCTTGGAATATCAACGAGCAAGGGTTGTTCGAATCTGGTACTTTCACATATATTGAACAGCAATATGCTATGGGCGGTCGAATCCCAACTTGGAGTCAAGCTTTAACCGACAGCATTCCAGGTTATGAAAACGCGGATAATACGATTGATTATGGCCCTAGGACTTCGGCGACTTCAGGTTATGGAGACAGTGATAGTTTAGTTGAAGATTTATCTTTAAATGTTAAATGGTTAGCAACTGACGCTTTGGAGCTTGAATTCGATGTGCAGCATGTTAAAGCTTCGAGTGATTCAATTAGTGTCGGTCTCGAGTATCAACTATTCGCTAATCAAACTTACGACATTATCGGTAATGGTGACACGCCAACACTGAAAATGGAAAGTCCCTGGAGTTCGACAGATCCAGAGCAGCTTGCTTATTATCAACAGCAAGGGCTATTTGAAGGCCACGACAATTATTTCACTAAGAAAAGCTCGTACTATTGGCGTTCGGCTTCAGATAACTTCCAAGACAATGACGGCACCTCTGATGCAATCAAATTAGATGCCAAGTATTATTTAGACACTAACTTCTTCTCAACAGTCAAAGTTGGGGTAAGGTGGCGTGAGCGTGAACAGATCAACCGAAAAGCGGCATATAACTGGGGCTCTTTGAAAGCTGAATGGTCATCATTGCAATCTGGTACCTTATATGAAGAATTAAAAGATAAAGATAATTTTTATGGTGGTACTGGTTGGTTAGATGGCGCGATATCAGAAGCTGCTGGCATGGATAGTGAATACGATGTATTAGATTGGAGTAACTTCCACCGTGGTGGTGTCTTACAAATTGGTGAAAACAATGTCATGTTGCACCCATCGTATGATTTACTCACTAATTATACTGAGTTTTCACAAAAAGTTAGAACCTTAGCTGAATCGTGCGGACAATTTAAACCAACGCCTTATCGAACCGACCCTACGATTGAAGGTGTTGATTATTGCGAGCCATACTCAGATTTAGATGGTTATTTCCGTGATAACGAGATTAGTACAACCATTGAAACGAATAAATCTGCTTATGTACGCTTAGACTTTGACTCAGATATTGGTGATCACAGGTTTACCGGTAACATAGGTTTAAGATATGTTGAAGTAGAAAATAAATCTCAAGGCTTTATTACCTTCCCTCGTTTACCTGTAGAAGCGCAAGCTCCTGAAGGTTGGGAGCCTGGGTCTGATCTTTCAGATATGGGTTTAGATTTAGTGTATGACGACGTCGCATTTTTAGATGACCCATACAACTTCCTACCGAATGAAGTAAAAGAATTTGCTGACGGCAGCTATTCACAAAGTATCGCAACCAAAGTGACTAAACGTTTACTGCCTTCATTTAACATTAAGGCTGAAATCACCAATGATCTTATTGCTCGTTTAGCAATATCAAAAGCGATTGCATTACCAGATATAGGTGATTTACGTAACACAGTTAATATTGGACGGCTACAATATAGCTATAATTTTGAAAGAATGGATCCTGTCTATTCAGTTGACAATCCACATCCGGATGCGCCTGCTGATTCAACAACCGGTTTGCCTCAGGATCCTGACACCGGCGTCGATTTAACTGAAAAACCTCAAATACGTCCTGGTTCAGTTGACTTTGGCGGTTGGACGGGCTCAGCTGGTAATCCTTACCTATTACCGATGGAATCTAATCAACTCGATTTAACATTGGAATGGTATTATGATAAAGATGGCGCATTAACATCCACCTTCTTCTATAAAGACTTGAGTAATTTCTTTATAAAAGGTGCTTACAATGCAGAGTTTACCAATCCAACAACGGGTGTAAAACAATCTGTAATTGTTGAAGGTCCAACCAATGGTGGCGACGGCACAATGAAAGGCTTAGAACTAAGTTATAAGCAGTTTTTCAAGTCTTTGCCTGCACCGTTTGATGGATTTGGTGTACACGCTAATTACTCGTTTATCAAAGCTGAGGGTGTGCCAAACTCAAACTTAGATAGTGGCGCTATTGGTGCTGCTGATGGTAATGGTGAGGCGCTAGATCAGTTTAAAGGTACCTTACCGCTACGAGGTCAATCAGACCATACATACAATTTAATTGGTATCTATGAGAAAAATGGTTGGTCAGCTCGTTTAGCTTACAAGTGGCGCTCTGAGTTTTTGTTAAGCTCAAAAGATAACAAAACTGAATTGCCAATTTATAATGGTGATGATGCTCAGCTAGATGCGTCAGTCACGTATAAATTTAAAAACGGCATCAAAATCGGTTTACAAGCAGTAAACGTAACTGCTGAGCCCACGAAAACTAATATGCAAGTAGACGAAAACTTAAAACTAGGTCGCTCTTGGTTTACTAAAGATCGTCGAATTAAGCTACTCATGCGTGCAACGTTCTAA
- a CDS encoding C4-dicarboxylate TRAP transporter substrate-binding protein, with amino-acid sequence MVKLILIFILCVINANLAWAKSQLNVITSLSSHDPMYKGLERFKLLVESKTDQQVEIRLFVGSQLGNDEDILEQAMAGTNVAVLVDGGRLSTYQREIGILGAPYLLQNMSQLDKLVESKLFQSWAEKLQNKNHLKVLAFNWWQGSRHLLTNKAIDQPEDLAGVRMRTVGAPIWIESIKAMGATPTPLSFTEVYSGLQQKVLDAAEAQYDAIYGARLYEVTSHITKTSHIQLISGLVTSAGWFDSLTPQQQSIITESAAIAGRFATHIVQSNESQIEQELRQQGLTINKIDLAPFVEATTSVYETLGYSELREQVYEVLRDE; translated from the coding sequence GTGGTTAAACTAATTTTAATATTTATTTTGTGCGTGATTAACGCGAACTTAGCATGGGCTAAAAGTCAACTTAATGTTATTACTTCATTAAGCAGTCATGACCCTATGTATAAAGGGTTAGAACGTTTTAAGCTTTTAGTTGAATCTAAAACTGACCAGCAAGTAGAAATACGGCTATTTGTTGGTTCACAGCTTGGTAACGATGAAGACATTTTAGAGCAAGCAATGGCTGGAACTAATGTGGCTGTTTTGGTTGATGGCGGTCGTCTATCTACTTATCAACGAGAAATAGGTATCTTGGGGGCACCTTATTTATTGCAAAATATGTCGCAGTTAGACAAATTGGTTGAATCTAAATTATTTCAATCATGGGCGGAGAAATTACAGAACAAAAATCACCTAAAAGTGCTGGCTTTTAACTGGTGGCAGGGCAGTAGACACCTGTTGACAAACAAAGCAATTGACCAGCCTGAAGATTTAGCTGGCGTGCGAATGCGCACGGTGGGCGCCCCCATTTGGATTGAGTCTATCAAAGCAATGGGGGCTACACCCACACCACTTAGTTTTACCGAGGTTTATAGTGGTTTGCAGCAAAAAGTGTTAGATGCAGCAGAGGCTCAGTACGATGCCATTTATGGTGCTCGCTTATATGAAGTGACCAGCCATATAACCAAAACAAGTCATATTCAGCTTATTTCTGGTTTAGTCACCAGTGCTGGTTGGTTCGACTCACTCACCCCTCAACAACAGTCAATCATAACAGAAAGCGCTGCTATAGCAGGGCGATTTGCGACCCATATTGTGCAGTCAAATGAAAGTCAGATAGAGCAAGAATTACGGCAGCAAGGTTTAACCATCAATAAAATTGATCTTGCACCTTTTGTCGAAGCAACAACATCAGTATATGAGACTTTGGGTTATTCAGAATTGCGCGAGCAAGTTTATGAGGTGTTAAGAGATGAATAA
- a CDS encoding endo-1,4-beta-xylanase, protein MNIKSFCWLIGASFSLMGCVQTPSDSSDETTMRDAYQGKLLIGNALSEQQILGVDKQGQLLSNKHFSAITAENSMKWEEIHPKPGKYDFSVSDKLVKLAEDNNQFVIGHTLLWHQQTPNWVFEGENGQPASRQVLLKRLKNHIDTIVGRYKGRIQGWDVVNEALNEDGSMRNSKWYQILGEDYIAKAFEFAHAADPGAELYYNDYNLWMPKKRQGAIRIVKSLLDRNIPITAIGMQAHYSIPSLVKNPDMTEFEASIVAYKNLGIKVMLTELDITTLRFPGSENQGADISISYELQEKYNPYPNGLPQNVSDELNQMYVDIFKIVAKHKESFTRISFWGVNDAQSWRNYWPIKGRSDYPLPFNRDYSPKPFVKKLIQLSETHF, encoded by the coding sequence ATGAATATTAAATCCTTTTGTTGGTTGATAGGTGCGAGTTTTTCGTTGATGGGATGCGTTCAGACTCCAAGTGACTCTTCAGACGAAACAACTATGCGTGATGCATATCAAGGCAAGCTATTAATTGGTAATGCTTTAAGTGAGCAACAAATTCTTGGAGTAGATAAACAAGGCCAGCTTTTATCCAACAAACATTTTTCTGCGATTACCGCTGAAAATAGTATGAAGTGGGAAGAGATTCACCCTAAACCTGGCAAATATGATTTTTCCGTTTCTGACAAGTTAGTAAAATTAGCAGAAGATAATAATCAATTTGTAATTGGACATACTTTATTGTGGCACCAACAAACACCAAATTGGGTTTTTGAAGGCGAAAATGGCCAACCTGCTAGTCGACAAGTATTATTGAAACGCTTGAAGAATCACATTGATACGATCGTTGGGCGCTACAAAGGTAGAATACAAGGCTGGGATGTAGTTAATGAAGCACTCAATGAAGATGGTAGCATGCGAAATTCTAAGTGGTACCAAATATTGGGTGAAGATTACATAGCTAAAGCATTTGAATTTGCCCATGCTGCAGATCCAGGTGCAGAACTTTATTACAATGATTATAATTTATGGATGCCTAAAAAGCGTCAGGGCGCGATAAGGATAGTTAAATCACTGTTGGATCGAAATATTCCGATAACCGCAATTGGAATGCAGGCGCACTATAGCATTCCCTCGTTAGTAAAAAACCCTGATATGACTGAGTTTGAAGCATCTATAGTTGCTTATAAGAACTTAGGTATCAAAGTTATGCTAACCGAGCTAGATATTACCACATTGAGATTCCCCGGTTCTGAAAATCAAGGTGCTGATATTTCTATTAGTTATGAATTGCAGGAAAAATACAACCCGTATCCAAACGGTTTGCCTCAAAACGTCAGTGACGAACTTAATCAAATGTATGTGGATATTTTTAAAATAGTCGCAAAACACAAAGAGTCTTTCACTCGCATTAGCTTTTGGGGGGTCAACGATGCGCAATCTTGGAGAAATTACTGGCCGATAAAAGGTCGTTCTGACTATCCTTTGCCATTTAACCGTGACTACAGCCCTAAGCCTTTTGTTAAAAAATTAATTCAGCTTAGCGAAACGCATTTTTAA
- a CDS encoding glycoside hydrolase family 43 protein translates to MQLKLNIKQIVTVASITAAALIISSCYNAKVENPSQGSSVSKEKITEQPQGLIQFEYFEYQGKDPVYKQPLSPSQYFNPIISGFYPDPSITRRGNDFYIVTSSFAYLPGLPIFHSQDLINWQLIGHGLTSQNAIDFSNIQVSDGIYAPTIRYHNGLFYIISTAVHAGGNFIITAKDPAGPWSKPNWLPEVGGIDPDIFFDDDGRVYITHNDAPPSEPLYDGHRAIWIWEYDLSEQKVIADSKRLLVDGGVDIRKKPIWIEGPHIYKINDWYYLLCAEGGTAKDHSEVVFRTKNLSEPFVPYKKNPILTQRDLNPNRENPITTAGHADLVQLDNGQWWAVFLATRAYEQYLFNTGRETFLLPVTWQDDWPIILPAGQQIPYIADSPLGMPRFETRQPVSGNFIWRDDFNNNELKPGWTWLRDYLPARAKINHGSLELSSNKEHLTHGIASFIGKRQQHQTFTASTKLKLPSQVGISAGMVAFQNEKFNYYFAVKKAHNGYQVFVEQSVNGVLSTLAVSEVLSLTDGDPITFFIDGKINTLDLYFEVSGRQVTFLKNVDATVLSTEKAGGFVGAMIGLHSRIE, encoded by the coding sequence ATGCAGTTAAAATTAAATATTAAACAAATTGTAACTGTCGCGTCCATTACAGCTGCCGCACTCATTATATCGAGCTGTTATAACGCCAAGGTAGAAAATCCATCACAAGGTTCAAGCGTGTCAAAAGAAAAAATAACTGAACAACCACAAGGTTTGATTCAATTTGAATATTTCGAATATCAGGGTAAAGATCCGGTATATAAGCAACCATTGTCGCCATCGCAATATTTTAACCCTATTATTTCAGGTTTTTACCCTGACCCAAGCATTACAAGACGAGGCAACGACTTTTATATCGTTACCTCGTCTTTTGCCTATTTACCGGGACTACCCATTTTCCATAGTCAAGACTTGATCAATTGGCAATTAATCGGACACGGGTTAACCAGCCAAAACGCAATAGACTTTTCTAACATTCAAGTTTCTGACGGTATTTACGCGCCGACGATCAGATATCATAACGGTTTGTTTTACATTATTTCAACTGCGGTACATGCAGGTGGTAATTTTATTATTACAGCAAAAGATCCAGCTGGTCCTTGGTCAAAACCAAACTGGTTACCTGAAGTGGGTGGCATAGACCCAGATATATTTTTTGATGACGACGGCAGAGTTTATATCACTCATAATGATGCGCCGCCGAGTGAACCTTTATATGATGGACATCGAGCAATTTGGATTTGGGAATACGACCTTTCCGAGCAAAAAGTAATTGCCGATTCTAAACGGTTGTTGGTTGATGGTGGCGTGGATATCCGTAAAAAGCCGATTTGGATCGAGGGACCTCATATATACAAAATAAATGATTGGTATTATTTATTGTGTGCAGAAGGCGGCACTGCAAAAGATCATTCGGAAGTCGTATTTAGAACTAAAAATTTATCAGAACCGTTTGTTCCTTACAAAAAAAATCCTATTCTCACCCAACGCGATTTAAACCCAAACCGTGAAAATCCTATTACAACAGCCGGTCATGCAGATCTGGTTCAGCTTGATAATGGTCAATGGTGGGCTGTATTTTTAGCAACGCGGGCATATGAACAATATCTATTTAATACTGGCCGTGAAACTTTTTTATTGCCAGTAACCTGGCAGGATGATTGGCCGATAATATTACCTGCAGGTCAACAAATCCCCTACATTGCGGACAGCCCACTTGGGATGCCAAGATTTGAAACTAGACAGCCGGTTTCAGGCAACTTTATTTGGCGAGACGACTTTAACAACAACGAACTTAAACCAGGTTGGACGTGGTTGAGAGATTACCTCCCTGCAAGGGCAAAAATTAACCACGGGTCCCTAGAGTTAAGTTCAAATAAAGAGCATTTAACACATGGCATTGCAAGTTTTATCGGCAAGCGCCAACAACATCAGACTTTCACCGCGAGTACTAAGTTAAAGCTACCCTCTCAGGTTGGTATTTCGGCGGGCATGGTCGCTTTTCAAAACGAAAAATTTAATTATTACTTTGCTGTTAAAAAAGCACATAACGGCTATCAGGTATTTGTAGAACAGTCTGTAAATGGTGTACTTTCGACATTGGCCGTCTCTGAAGTATTATCATTGACTGACGGTGATCCAATCACTTTCTTTATTGATGGCAAAATAAATACGCTGGATTTGTATTTTGAAGTTTCAGGGCGTCAAGTCACATTTCTAAAAAATGTCGATGCCACTGTTTTGAGCACGGAGAAAGCTGGCGGATTTGTGGGTGCAATGATCGGGTTACATAGCCGAATAGAATAA